The following coding sequences lie in one Alloacidobacterium dinghuense genomic window:
- a CDS encoding creatininase family protein codes for MTTLKIGFLSLGLLAATSIASLAQTTGKFSPKWEELTGPDFITAIQQAKGVCMLPFGIIEKHGPQLPLGTDLINVRYATEHAAADEYAVIFPAYYFGQIAEAEHEPGTVSYSTRMQLDLLQETTDEMGRNGCRKIVIVNGHGGNESLLPYFAQSQLQNPHDYVVYVYRWHADYPGRPAMHSKIDMHAGESETAHTMVSRPDLVHQDRATQESGADQAREHLPPNVYTGIWWYARFPEHYAGDGSAATLELGQADMKAYVSDLANALRAIKADDTSLQLQNEFFEKAQHPLDTKQ; via the coding sequence GTGACTACTTTGAAGATTGGATTTCTATCACTCGGCCTGCTCGCCGCCACATCCATCGCAAGTCTTGCCCAGACAACGGGCAAGTTCTCGCCCAAATGGGAAGAGCTTACTGGCCCCGATTTCATCACCGCCATCCAGCAGGCGAAGGGCGTCTGCATGCTCCCTTTCGGCATCATCGAGAAACACGGTCCGCAACTGCCTTTGGGTACTGACCTCATCAATGTTCGCTACGCCACCGAACACGCCGCAGCCGATGAGTACGCCGTTATCTTCCCCGCATATTACTTCGGCCAGATTGCCGAAGCTGAACATGAGCCCGGTACAGTCTCTTACAGCACGCGCATGCAGCTCGATCTCCTGCAGGAAACCACCGATGAAATGGGCCGCAACGGGTGCAGGAAGATCGTGATCGTCAACGGTCACGGCGGCAATGAAAGCCTGCTGCCGTATTTCGCGCAATCGCAGTTACAAAATCCGCATGACTACGTCGTCTACGTCTACCGCTGGCATGCCGACTATCCGGGCCGTCCCGCAATGCACTCCAAAATCGACATGCACGCCGGTGAATCAGAAACCGCGCACACCATGGTCTCGCGTCCCGACCTTGTTCATCAGGACCGCGCTACTCAGGAATCGGGCGCCGATCAGGCCCGCGAACATCTGCCGCCGAACGTCTACACCGGTATCTGGTGGTATGCGCGCTTTCCCGAGCACTATGCCGGAGATGGCAGCGCCGCTACGCTGGAACTGGGCCAGGCTGACATGAAAGCCTACGTCAGCGACCTCGCCAATGCGCTCCGCGCCATCAAAGCCGATGACACCAGCCTGCAACTGCAGAACGAGTTCTTCGAGAAAGCCCAGCACCCGCTCGATACCAAGCAGTAG
- the tdh gene encoding L-threonine 3-dehydrogenase, producing MKALVKSRAERGLWLEEIAEPTIGINDVLIRVRYTGICGTDVHIYQWDEWAQKTIPVPMAIGHEFVGEIVEVGSNVNDFYPGDIVSGEGHVTCGRCRNCLAGRRHLCAATSGVGVNRPGAFAELIALPMTNIWRHDHGIHQEVAAIFDPFGNAVHTALSFPVLGEDVLITGAGPIGIMAIPVVRHAGARHVVVTDINPFRLELARKMGATLAVNTQQTPLAEVQKQLGMREGFDVGLEMSGNPVAMQEMIANMSHGAKIAMLGIPAKPMSVDWRAVIFNMLTIKGIYGREMYETWYKMTVMIESGVDISPVITHRYGYQDFQAGFDAMISGQTGKVILDWTHVS from the coding sequence ATGAAAGCTTTGGTGAAGAGCCGCGCGGAGCGCGGATTATGGCTGGAAGAGATTGCAGAACCGACGATCGGCATCAATGATGTACTGATCCGCGTGCGCTATACGGGGATCTGCGGGACAGATGTTCATATCTATCAATGGGACGAGTGGGCACAGAAGACGATTCCGGTGCCGATGGCCATTGGGCATGAGTTTGTTGGAGAGATTGTTGAGGTTGGGTCGAACGTAAACGACTTCTACCCGGGCGATATTGTGAGCGGCGAGGGGCATGTTACATGCGGACGCTGCCGCAATTGCCTGGCGGGTAGACGGCATCTTTGCGCGGCTACATCCGGCGTTGGCGTGAATCGGCCTGGGGCGTTCGCTGAATTGATCGCGCTGCCAATGACCAATATCTGGCGGCATGATCATGGCATCCATCAGGAAGTTGCGGCGATCTTCGATCCCTTTGGCAACGCAGTGCACACCGCTCTTTCGTTTCCGGTACTGGGCGAGGATGTCTTGATTACCGGCGCCGGGCCGATTGGCATTATGGCGATTCCGGTGGTTCGGCATGCAGGCGCGCGCCATGTTGTGGTTACGGACATCAATCCTTTCCGCCTGGAACTAGCGCGCAAGATGGGCGCGACCCTTGCCGTGAACACGCAGCAAACACCGCTCGCAGAGGTGCAGAAACAGCTCGGCATGCGGGAAGGGTTTGATGTGGGGCTGGAGATGTCGGGGAATCCTGTAGCCATGCAGGAGATGATTGCGAATATGAGCCATGGTGCGAAGATTGCCATGCTCGGGATTCCGGCGAAGCCGATGTCGGTCGACTGGCGCGCGGTGATCTTCAACATGCTGACCATTAAAGGTATCTATGGGCGGGAGATGTATGAGACCTGGTACAAGATGACGGTCATGATCGAGTCGGGGGTAGATATTTCACCGGTGATTACTCATCGTTATGGATATCAGGATTTTCAGGCGGGATTTGACGCGATGATTTCGGGGCAAACGGGCAAGGTCATTCTGGATTGGACGCACGTTTCCTAG
- a CDS encoding ABC transporter ATP-binding protein yields MIRADNLVKTFGEFTAVDGISFDVKQGEIFAFLGPNGAGKTTTIKMLTTLLKPTSGTIELDGLNPTLKRNEARRRFGIVFQDPSLDNEQTAYENMELHAVLYNVPRKVRAERIENLLKVFELWDRKDDYVKQFSGGMKRRLEIARGFLHTPKILFLDEPTLGLDPQSRNQLWTIVKRLNETEKTTVFLTTHYMDEADRVAHRIAIIDHGKLIAQGTSAELKISTNSDSLEGAFLSLTGESLRDESASSAEGMRQMAKMWRR; encoded by the coding sequence ATGATTCGTGCTGACAACCTGGTGAAAACGTTCGGCGAGTTTACTGCCGTAGACGGTATTTCCTTTGACGTGAAGCAGGGGGAGATTTTTGCCTTTCTCGGGCCGAATGGCGCGGGGAAAACGACCACCATCAAGATGCTCACGACATTGCTGAAGCCGACGAGCGGGACGATCGAGTTGGACGGCCTGAATCCCACGCTGAAGCGGAACGAGGCAAGGCGGCGCTTCGGCATTGTCTTTCAGGATCCGAGCCTCGATAACGAGCAGACGGCTTACGAGAATATGGAACTGCACGCCGTTCTCTATAACGTACCGCGAAAAGTTCGAGCCGAGCGGATTGAGAATCTGCTGAAAGTATTTGAGCTGTGGGACCGGAAAGACGATTACGTCAAGCAATTCTCGGGCGGCATGAAGCGGCGGCTGGAGATCGCGCGCGGCTTTCTGCACACGCCGAAGATTCTGTTTCTCGATGAGCCGACGCTCGGGCTCGATCCCCAGAGTCGCAACCAGCTCTGGACCATTGTGAAGCGTTTGAATGAAACGGAGAAGACAACGGTTTTCCTCACTACGCATTACATGGATGAGGCGGACCGCGTGGCGCATCGCATTGCGATTATCGATCACGGCAAGTTGATCGCGCAGGGGACTTCGGCAGAATTGAAGATCAGCACGAACAGCGATTCGCTGGAAGGCGCGTTTTTGTCGCTGACCGGTGAGTCTCTGCGTGATGAGAGTGCGAGTTCCGCAGAGGGCATGCGCCAGATGGCTAAGATGTGGAGGAGATAA
- a CDS encoding nuclear transport factor 2 family protein — protein sequence MEEEQIREALNAHWQASAAGDANAEHDIYADDAICDYPQSGERIHGRSNLQALRSHHPGKPSGFTVKRILGKGDLWITEYTITYQGRPAFTVSIMEFRNGKVVHETQYFSDPFEAPAWRSQWVERIG from the coding sequence ATGGAAGAGGAACAAATACGTGAAGCCTTGAACGCGCATTGGCAGGCGTCGGCAGCCGGCGATGCAAACGCGGAACACGATATTTACGCTGACGATGCCATTTGTGATTATCCCCAGTCAGGTGAGCGAATCCACGGGCGAAGCAATTTGCAGGCATTGCGGAGTCATCATCCAGGCAAGCCGTCAGGCTTCACAGTCAAGCGAATTCTCGGAAAAGGGGATCTCTGGATCACGGAATACACAATCACATACCAGGGGCGACCAGCGTTCACAGTAAGCATTATGGAGTTCCGCAACGGCAAGGTCGTACACGAGACACAGTATTTCTCTGATCCCTTCGAGGCGCCGGCCTGGAGGAGTCAATGGGTTGAGCGGATCGGGTGA
- a CDS encoding TetR/AcrR family transcriptional regulator: MARPRSIAAHRKVLEAALNLFAERGIDATSMDAIAETSGVSKATIYKHWRDKDKLCLEVLGYLHGVDEEAPVFDSGDLRADLIAQLNYQPAAHRKEMKERLLPHLMAYSAKNRTFGEQWRARVLERPRAQLRDMLKRGIQYGKLAKSLDPEVGIALLIGPMLYRHVFVNRFGGKIPADLAAYAADAFLAAYGVKTKKRHKRARACIDLF; this comes from the coding sequence ATGGCACGACCACGAAGTATCGCTGCACATCGCAAGGTTTTGGAAGCTGCGCTCAACCTGTTTGCAGAACGCGGGATCGATGCAACGAGCATGGATGCAATTGCCGAAACATCCGGCGTGAGCAAGGCGACGATCTACAAGCATTGGCGCGACAAAGACAAGCTGTGTCTTGAGGTACTGGGTTATCTGCATGGAGTGGACGAGGAGGCGCCTGTCTTCGACTCAGGTGACCTGCGCGCGGATTTGATTGCGCAATTGAATTACCAGCCGGCCGCTCATAGGAAGGAAATGAAAGAGCGCTTACTGCCGCATCTGATGGCGTATTCGGCGAAGAATCGAACGTTTGGCGAGCAGTGGCGCGCGCGCGTGCTGGAGAGGCCGCGCGCGCAATTGCGCGATATGCTGAAGCGCGGCATCCAATACGGCAAACTGGCTAAGTCACTTGATCCCGAAGTTGGGATCGCCCTGCTGATTGGACCGATGCTTTATCGGCATGTTTTTGTAAACCGCTTTGGGGGGAAGATTCCCGCTGATCTTGCGGCGTATGCGGCGGATGCATTCCTGGCTGCCTATGGCGTGAAGACGAAGAAGCGGCACAAAAGGGCGCGGGCTTGCATTGATCTTTTTTGA
- a CDS encoding S10 family peptidase produces the protein MYRIHMTFLKLRLAAALAAICLIPTLQIQAQDNSKPADKPAAASPEKSDKTDKEKAQPPLPPDAHAEQSIQLNGKTLRYTATVGTLPTRDKDGKEAGQVVFTAYTVEGPNRPVTFAFNGGPGAASVYLNFGAIGPKHLEGVGNEGDSPSDPATLVDNPGTWLDFTDLVFIDPIGTGFSRSEVPEAEAKKLFYSTEPDIEYLSRVVYDWLVKNNRLSSRKYLVGESYGGFRGPRITHYLQSQLGVAMNGVVLVSPYLNPTIEQNGDLSPIPWMVTLPSITAASLERQHKLTPEAMQQVIAYTLGDYATDLFKGHTDPEATQRIVKRVTEMTGLDPQFVKYAGGRLEIGAYLREVHREQGKIGSVYDSNVTSYDPFPYSSEQRFNDPLLETLIAPTTTAMVDFDTRTVGWKVDARYNALSYDVGRLWDRDAELRKGSVEDLRQSVAADPKMRVLIAHGWNDLSCPFMGSILTVDQMPEMGSDPTRVSVHEYPGGHMFYTREASRMDLRKDVMDMVSKH, from the coding sequence ATGTATCGTATCCACATGACCTTTTTGAAACTCCGACTTGCAGCCGCCCTCGCTGCAATCTGCCTCATCCCCACGCTTCAAATCCAGGCGCAGGACAACAGCAAGCCAGCCGACAAACCGGCAGCCGCATCCCCTGAAAAATCCGACAAAACCGACAAAGAAAAAGCTCAGCCGCCACTCCCGCCCGACGCCCACGCCGAGCAGAGCATTCAGCTGAATGGCAAAACGCTCCGCTACACCGCGACCGTCGGTACTCTGCCCACGCGTGACAAGGATGGTAAGGAAGCCGGACAGGTCGTCTTCACCGCCTACACCGTCGAAGGCCCCAATCGCCCCGTCACCTTCGCCTTCAACGGCGGTCCCGGAGCAGCGTCGGTCTACCTCAACTTCGGCGCGATCGGGCCCAAGCATCTTGAGGGTGTCGGCAACGAGGGCGACAGCCCCTCTGATCCCGCTACGCTGGTCGACAATCCCGGCACCTGGCTCGACTTCACCGACCTCGTCTTCATCGACCCCATCGGCACTGGATTCAGCCGGTCCGAAGTCCCTGAAGCCGAAGCAAAGAAGCTCTTCTACAGCACAGAGCCCGACATCGAGTACCTTTCACGCGTCGTCTACGACTGGCTCGTCAAGAACAACCGCCTCAGCTCCCGCAAATACCTCGTCGGTGAAAGCTACGGCGGCTTCCGCGGCCCGCGCATCACGCACTATCTGCAGTCGCAGCTTGGCGTTGCCATGAACGGCGTGGTTCTGGTCTCGCCCTATCTGAATCCAACCATCGAGCAGAACGGCGACCTCTCGCCGATTCCCTGGATGGTTACCCTGCCTTCAATCACGGCAGCGAGCCTTGAGCGCCAGCACAAGCTCACTCCCGAAGCCATGCAGCAGGTCATCGCCTACACCCTCGGCGACTATGCAACCGACCTCTTCAAGGGCCACACTGACCCCGAAGCCACCCAGCGCATCGTCAAGCGCGTTACGGAAATGACCGGCCTCGATCCGCAGTTCGTGAAATATGCCGGGGGCCGTCTTGAGATCGGAGCCTACCTGCGTGAAGTCCACCGCGAACAAGGAAAGATCGGCTCCGTCTACGATTCCAACGTGACCTCCTACGACCCCTTCCCCTACTCCTCCGAGCAGCGCTTCAATGATCCGCTGCTTGAGACGCTCATCGCTCCCACCACGACTGCGATGGTCGATTTCGACACCCGTACCGTAGGCTGGAAGGTCGACGCCCGCTACAACGCGCTCTCCTATGACGTAGGCCGCCTCTGGGATCGCGACGCGGAACTCCGCAAAGGTTCCGTCGAAGACCTGCGCCAGTCCGTTGCCGCCGACCCCAAGATGCGCGTTCTCATCGCCCACGGCTGGAACGATCTCTCCTGCCCCTTCATGGGTTCGATCCTGACCGTAGACCAGATGCCGGAGATGGGCTCCGACCCGACCCGCGTCTCTGTCCACGAATATCCCGGCGGCCACATGTTCTACACCCGCGAAGCCAGCCGGATGGATCTGCGCAAAGACGTCATGGACATGGTCAGCAAGCACTAG
- a CDS encoding ABC transporter permease, which translates to MSAIYILWLRELKRYIRSRVQIIASLGQPMLYLLALGFGLGPVFQRAGNGSYVQFIAPGVIGMSILFMCIFSGISILWDRQFGFLKETLVAPVSRMQIMLGRTLGSATVATFQGILVLIVCLIAGFRPHSWAALPQAFIFMAMVAITFASLGTAFGSVIKDMQGFPIIMNFMVLPMFFLSGALYPLAHLPAVLTAITHIDPLTYGIDGLRGSLIGAWHFSFALDLAVMVTIATAFMSLGAYLFSKIQL; encoded by the coding sequence ATGAGCGCGATTTATATTCTCTGGCTGCGTGAGCTGAAGCGCTACATACGTTCGCGTGTGCAGATCATCGCTTCGCTCGGGCAGCCGATGCTGTATCTGCTGGCTCTGGGTTTTGGGCTTGGTCCGGTATTTCAACGCGCGGGCAACGGCAGTTATGTGCAGTTCATCGCTCCCGGTGTTATCGGGATGTCGATTTTGTTCATGTGCATCTTTTCCGGCATTTCGATTCTTTGGGACCGTCAGTTCGGCTTTCTCAAGGAGACACTCGTAGCTCCGGTGTCGCGCATGCAAATCATGCTAGGCCGCACGTTGGGGTCTGCTACGGTTGCGACATTCCAAGGCATATTGGTGCTCATCGTTTGCCTGATTGCCGGATTTCGTCCTCACAGCTGGGCTGCTTTGCCGCAGGCATTCATTTTCATGGCGATGGTGGCAATCACTTTTGCGTCGCTGGGGACAGCTTTTGGGTCGGTGATTAAGGACATGCAGGGTTTTCCCATTATCATGAATTTCATGGTGCTGCCTATGTTTTTTCTCTCCGGCGCCCTGTATCCACTTGCGCATCTGCCGGCTGTACTCACTGCAATCACGCATATCGATCCCTTGACGTATGGCATTGACGGCTTACGCGGGTCTTTGATTGGCGCATGGCACTTCAGCTTTGCGCTTGATCTGGCTGTGATGGTGACGATTGCGACTGCATTTATGAGTCTGGGCGCGTATCTGTTTTCGAAGATTCAGCTATAA
- a CDS encoding aldo/keto reductase has product MIESSDFRNTRMPLHNGVGYIPVLGFGTLIPDAAETITATRNALEAGFRHFDCAERYRNEREVGEALHAGLAGGGIAREDLFVTTKLWNSNHRPERVEPAFEGSLDRLQLNYLDLYLIHTPFAFQPGDEQDPRDQNGNVLYDNGVTLFETWGALERLVDHGKCRAIGLSDIGLNELLPLYESARIKPAVVQVESHPYLPETDLLEFCKKHGIVLLAFAPLGHGMKPGLLENPIILAIAARVGKTPAQVLLAWAVQRGTALLTTPRSAARARENFNISALPEDALEEIHGIQTRQRLNDVVKTGSPGFIPQGR; this is encoded by the coding sequence ATGATCGAATCTTCTGATTTTCGGAATACGAGAATGCCGCTCCACAACGGTGTCGGCTATATTCCTGTGCTCGGGTTTGGCACCCTGATTCCCGATGCAGCCGAGACGATAACAGCAACCAGAAATGCACTGGAAGCGGGATTTCGACACTTCGATTGTGCGGAAAGATACCGGAACGAGCGTGAGGTGGGCGAGGCCTTGCATGCGGGACTTGCTGGTGGAGGGATTGCGCGGGAAGACCTCTTTGTCACCACAAAGTTGTGGAACTCTAATCATCGGCCCGAGCGCGTCGAACCGGCTTTCGAGGGGAGTCTGGACAGACTCCAGCTCAATTATCTGGACCTCTATCTCATTCATACGCCATTTGCGTTTCAACCGGGGGACGAGCAGGATCCGCGGGATCAAAATGGCAATGTCCTTTACGACAACGGCGTAACTTTGTTCGAAACGTGGGGAGCGTTGGAGCGTCTCGTAGACCATGGGAAATGCCGGGCCATCGGACTGTCGGACATCGGCTTGAACGAACTGTTGCCGCTCTACGAATCGGCGAGAATCAAGCCAGCCGTCGTCCAAGTCGAGTCGCATCCGTACCTTCCGGAAACGGATCTTCTGGAATTCTGCAAGAAACACGGCATTGTGCTTTTGGCCTTCGCGCCATTGGGTCATGGAATGAAGCCGGGGCTGCTCGAAAATCCGATCATTTTGGCAATTGCTGCACGAGTTGGAAAGACACCGGCGCAGGTACTGTTGGCCTGGGCGGTGCAACGTGGCACGGCTTTGCTTACCACGCCCAGGAGTGCGGCGCGGGCGAGAGAGAATTTCAACATCTCCGCCCTTCCGGAAGACGCACTTGAAGAGATCCATGGCATTCAGACGAGACAGAGACTCAATGACGTGGTGAAGACCGGAAGCCCGGGTTTCATTCCACAAGGTAGATGA
- a CDS encoding nitroreductase family protein, giving the protein MPQTLEDLEKLKHAPAVPGVEDLFLRRWSPRAFADKDVSNDDLKKIFEAARWAASSYNEQPWRFFLGRRGDATYQKIFDALVEFNQGWAKSAPVLILSVASNKFAQNGSPNKYSIHDTGAATANLALQATALGLHTHSMAGFDHSKARKLFNVSEDYDIGAVTALGYLGDPMTLHDQIRAQETSPRQRMPLGEFVLTDWDKPAL; this is encoded by the coding sequence ATGCCGCAAACACTGGAAGACCTTGAGAAGCTGAAGCATGCTCCGGCTGTGCCAGGAGTGGAAGACCTTTTTCTGCGCCGCTGGAGTCCGCGCGCGTTTGCCGATAAGGACGTGTCGAACGACGATCTGAAGAAGATATTCGAAGCAGCTCGTTGGGCAGCTTCGTCGTACAACGAGCAGCCCTGGCGCTTTTTTCTTGGCCGACGCGGCGATGCGACTTACCAGAAGATTTTCGATGCGCTGGTCGAATTCAATCAAGGATGGGCGAAGAGCGCTCCGGTGCTGATCCTTTCGGTTGCCAGTAATAAGTTCGCGCAGAATGGCAGTCCGAACAAATATTCGATTCATGACACAGGCGCGGCCACGGCGAATCTTGCACTACAGGCCACGGCGCTTGGACTGCACACGCATTCGATGGCGGGATTCGATCACAGCAAGGCGAGAAAGCTCTTCAACGTTTCAGAGGATTACGACATCGGGGCGGTAACGGCGTTGGGATATCTCGGCGATCCGATGACGCTGCACGATCAAATACGCGCGCAGGAGACGTCGCCACGACAGAGAATGCCTCTGGGCGAGTTTGTTCTGACGGATTGGGACAAGCCCGCGCTGTAG